A portion of the Flavobacterium magnum genome contains these proteins:
- the clpB gene encoding ATP-dependent chaperone ClpB, protein MNINKFTIKSQEAIQKAQQLAQSYGHQQIENEHLMKAIFEVDENVAPFLLKKLNVNVPLFEQVIASSLQSFAKVSGSEIMLSRVTGTTLNEAEIIAGKMNDEFVSIEHLLLAIFNSKSKVAQILKDHGVTEIGLKAAIDELRKGERVTSASAEETYNALNKYAKNLNELAANGKLDPVIGRDEEIRRVLQILTRRTKNNPMLIGEPGVGKTAIAEGLAHRIVDGDVPENLKDKIVFSLDMGALIAGAKYKGEFEERLKSVVREVTAAEGDIVLFIDEIHTLVGAGGGEGAMDAANILKPALARGELRAIGATTLDEYQKYFEKDKALERRFQKVLIDEPDTESAISILRGIKEKYETHHKVQIKDEAIIAAVELSQRYITNRFLPDKAIDLMDEAASKLRMEINSKPEELDVLDRKIMQLEIEIEAIKRENDESKLKGLGMELANLKEDRNEIFAKWKSEKDIVDSIQAVKTEIEDFRYEAERAERDGDYGKVAEIRYGKIKDAQTRLESLQTQLAENQSGGTSLIKEEVTREDIAEVVAKWTGIPVMKMLQGEREKLLLLEEELHKRVVGQEEAIEAVSDAVRRSRAGLQDVKKPIGTFLFLGTTGVGKTELAKALAAYLFDDESAMTRIDMSEYQERHSVSRLVGAPPGYVGYDEGGQLTEAVRRKPYSVVLLDEIEKAHPDTFNILLQVLDEGRLTDNKGRLADFRNTIIIMTSNMGSEIIQEKFSNLKGSVEAATELAKNEVLGLLKQTVRPEFINRIDDIVMFTPLTEQNIREIVGIQLKGVTKMLAQQQITLDATPEAISYLAQKGYDPHFGARPVKRVVQKEVLNELSKEILSGKVNTESIILLDSFDGKLVFRQG, encoded by the coding sequence ATGAACATCAACAAATTTACAATCAAATCGCAGGAAGCGATCCAGAAGGCACAGCAGCTTGCACAAAGCTATGGGCACCAGCAAATAGAAAATGAACACCTTATGAAAGCCATTTTCGAAGTTGACGAAAACGTTGCGCCGTTTCTCCTGAAAAAGCTCAACGTAAATGTGCCCTTGTTTGAACAGGTAATCGCCAGTTCTTTGCAAAGCTTCGCGAAAGTATCCGGCAGCGAGATCATGCTGTCGCGCGTCACGGGAACGACATTGAACGAGGCAGAAATCATAGCCGGTAAAATGAACGACGAGTTCGTGTCGATTGAACACCTGCTGCTGGCCATTTTCAACTCCAAAAGTAAGGTTGCCCAAATCCTTAAAGACCATGGCGTGACTGAAATAGGCCTCAAAGCCGCTATCGATGAATTGCGTAAAGGCGAACGCGTTACCTCGGCATCCGCTGAGGAAACGTACAACGCGCTGAACAAATATGCCAAGAACCTCAATGAACTCGCAGCAAACGGAAAACTCGATCCCGTGATCGGGCGCGATGAGGAAATACGGCGCGTACTGCAGATCCTGACCCGCCGGACCAAGAACAATCCGATGCTTATTGGTGAACCCGGCGTAGGTAAAACGGCCATCGCTGAGGGACTTGCACACCGCATCGTCGATGGTGACGTGCCCGAAAACCTGAAGGACAAAATCGTGTTTTCGCTCGACATGGGTGCATTGATCGCCGGTGCAAAATACAAAGGCGAATTCGAGGAAAGGCTTAAATCGGTAGTACGGGAAGTGACCGCTGCCGAAGGGGACATCGTGCTTTTTATAGACGAGATCCATACCCTCGTAGGCGCAGGCGGCGGTGAGGGTGCGATGGATGCGGCCAATATCCTCAAGCCGGCATTGGCGAGGGGCGAATTGCGCGCCATCGGGGCGACGACCCTCGACGAATACCAGAAATATTTCGAGAAAGACAAAGCCCTGGAACGCCGTTTCCAGAAGGTGCTGATTGACGAACCGGATACGGAAAGCGCAATTTCCATCCTGCGGGGCATCAAGGAAAAATACGAGACACATCATAAAGTCCAGATCAAGGATGAAGCCATTATTGCAGCCGTGGAATTATCGCAGCGCTACATTACCAACAGGTTCCTGCCCGACAAGGCAATCGACCTGATGGATGAGGCGGCTTCGAAACTGCGCATGGAGATCAACTCCAAACCCGAAGAACTCGATGTGCTGGACCGCAAGATCATGCAGCTCGAAATCGAAATTGAGGCAATCAAAAGGGAAAATGACGAAAGCAAGCTTAAAGGCCTCGGCATGGAATTGGCCAACCTCAAGGAAGACCGTAATGAGATTTTCGCCAAATGGAAATCAGAGAAGGATATCGTTGACAGCATTCAGGCAGTAAAAACAGAAATCGAGGACTTCAGATATGAAGCCGAACGTGCAGAGCGCGACGGCGACTACGGGAAAGTAGCGGAAATTCGTTACGGGAAAATCAAGGACGCACAAACCCGGCTCGAGTCATTGCAAACCCAGCTCGCCGAAAATCAAAGTGGCGGCACTTCCCTGATTAAGGAAGAAGTCACCCGGGAAGACATCGCTGAAGTGGTGGCGAAATGGACCGGTATCCCCGTAATGAAGATGTTGCAGGGGGAGCGCGAAAAGCTGCTGCTGCTCGAAGAAGAATTACACAAGCGGGTCGTGGGTCAGGAAGAAGCCATTGAGGCGGTCAGTGATGCGGTACGCCGCAGCCGCGCCGGGCTTCAGGACGTCAAAAAACCCATCGGGACCTTCCTTTTCCTCGGGACCACGGGCGTGGGTAAGACCGAATTGGCAAAAGCCCTGGCGGCATACCTGTTTGATGACGAAAGCGCCATGACGCGCATCGATATGAGTGAATACCAGGAGCGTCACAGCGTAAGCAGGCTCGTGGGCGCACCTCCCGGATATGTTGGCTATGATGAGGGCGGGCAATTGACCGAGGCCGTCCGGAGAAAACCGTACTCGGTGGTACTGCTGGATGAAATCGAAAAAGCGCATCCCGACACCTTCAACATCCTCCTGCAGGTACTCGATGAAGGCAGGCTTACAGACAATAAAGGGCGCCTCGCCGATTTCCGGAATACGATCATCATCATGACCTCTAATATGGGAAGCGAAATCATCCAGGAAAAATTCTCTAACCTGAAGGGCAGTGTGGAAGCTGCAACGGAATTGGCGAAAAACGAAGTCCTTGGCCTGCTGAAACAAACCGTCCGCCCGGAATTCATCAACAGGATCGACGACATCGTGATGTTCACACCGTTAACGGAACAAAACATCCGCGAAATCGTGGGCATACAGCTGAAAGGCGTTACCAAAATGCTCGCGCAACAGCAAATTACGCTTGATGCCACGCCCGAAGCGATTTCTTATCTCGCCCAGAAAGGCTATGATCCGCATTTCGGGGCCAGGCCGGTGAAACGGGTGGTGCAGAAGGAAGTACTGAACGAGCTTTCCAAAGAGATCCTTTCAGGGAAAGTGAATACCGAAAGCATCATACTACTCGACAGTTTTGATGGAAAACTGGTCTTCAGGCAGGGGTAA
- the ytxJ gene encoding bacillithiol system redox-active protein YtxJ yields MGIRNMFGNKHSAGNGLDWVLLEEMDQLEQLAEESFSAPVTIFKHSTRCNISSFSLRQFERAYDIPADRMRLYFLDLLAYRNISNELALRFGVVHQSPQILVVSEGKAVYDASHENISAEDLRKFAE; encoded by the coding sequence ATGGGAATTAGGAACATGTTCGGAAACAAACACAGCGCGGGGAACGGCCTGGATTGGGTACTTCTTGAAGAGATGGACCAGCTCGAACAGCTTGCGGAAGAATCGTTTAGTGCACCGGTCACCATATTTAAACACAGTACACGCTGCAATATCAGTAGCTTTTCGTTGCGGCAGTTCGAACGCGCCTACGACATCCCGGCGGACAGGATGAGGTTGTATTTTCTTGACCTGCTTGCTTACCGAAACATTTCAAACGAGCTTGCCCTGCGATTCGGGGTAGTCCATCAATCTCCGCAGATCCTGGTGGTTAGCGAAGGAAAGGCCGTCTATGATGCGTCGCATGAAAATATCAGTGCGGAAGACCTGAGGAAATTTGCAGAGTGA